AGCATCGCGCAAGCAAAGTTGTCGGTTGTGTGTTTTACGAAAAGCCGCTATTTTAGTTAGAATATAATTTCGATCGTAGGCTGAGAAGAATTTGACCATGATTGCCGTGtcgtttgaagaattttttgcgCGAGTGCGAAATATACTCTGTAAATTTGGTGGTTTAATGTTGATGGCATTACAAAGTGCGTGGAAAATCTGGTTCAAATCTTCTTTGGGCGAATGCGGTATGCCGAATAAAAATGCATCACAAGCTACCTGTCGATTTTCTTGTGAATGAAGTgagctttttattatttttagatcgTGGGAAGTCGTATCGTAATCGTTTTGTAGTTGTGAAAGTTCAGTGGTTTTACATGTAAGCTCTGCTTTAACGCCGGATAATTCGTTTTTTACGAGTGCAAGTGATTTTTGTACTGTCGAGAGTTCGGTTTTCATTGCTTGCATATCAGAATTAGTGTTTAACAGTGAACTTTCCatgttattaacttttttattaatatcgcaaatgtttttctttatttcacttatctcgatatcaattttttgttttatatttgctTCACTCTGAGACATTTTTGTGGCGAGCAAAGAGATAATAAACTcactttgtttttgtagtttttcgtCCATTTTTTCTTCCCATGTTTTGTTGTTGTCCTCCATGGGCTTTGAAGCAATTTTGCGCGTCGGTGAGAGGGAGTTATTTACTGACGAATTTTGGTTAGTGTGCGGTACAGACCCAGAACCGGTGCGTTTAGATGGAGGGGAACTAAACATAGTTTTTGAGGAGAgcacaaataaaacaaagtgtttAAGGAGAGCACGAAGTAAACAATTTGGAATTGGCACGGTATGTTTTGTctgatttgatttaaattttttgataaggaAATTAATCGATTGtaattttctctttttaatGCTTTTAAAACAACTTGCACTTAGAATTTGTGTGTCTATTTTGTAGGATTTTTCTTAATTCAGATTTTGATAGTAACACAGTCTTTAATTAATGATTATATGATCGTTTACAAGATTCACAAGTTGCCGGATAAAAAAAGACGTCTACTCGCTAGCTTTCATACTATACttctaattttaaataattcttaTCTGaggaaattaatttgttttcttctaaactttcaaacataaaaagattgcttttgctttattttgcaaTATCGTTAAAACctattaaacaaaaacttagAGATAGCAACCCTTTGCTTCTAAGTATGTAAACAAATACGGCCGCCACATACATCAGCTATTCTTCATCTCATTTGTCTTTATTGTGGCATCTGAATACCTTGTTGGAATCCAAGAGTTTGCTGTTGCCTCTTTTGTTCGTCTTGCATTTCCATTGCCAATTTCTTGTATTTCTCAGCTTCCTGCTCATTTTTGTCTGTACCATCACCTCTTGCATACATCTGACTCAGGTTGGCGCAGGCGTACATGTTCTTCAGTTCACAAGCTTTATATGCAAAATCAAAAGCCTTTTTCATGTCTTTGAGGATAATGTAATCTCCTGCTTCAGATTTTGTCTGACTTTTGGGTGCATTTTCTTCGGCCTGTTTCTGAACGCCAGAAATATGCATTCCAGAGAGGTAAAAGCAAGCAGTGGCATTGTTCATGTCACAGCTTTTAGTTAAGAATTCAAGACCCTGTTtgtatttagttttaatttgtgttttttttttataaaattaggaCGGAACATACCTTTGGTACATTCCTTTCTACTTCTTTTGGCATAGAGCGGGAGACCATCAGCAAGCCGGAATGAAGACAAGAATCCGAATCGTTAAGATTGCAACCTTTTTCATAGTACGTGTATGCTGACTTTGGGTCGCCCTTGCTGCCACTTTTGCCCTTTCCTAAGAAACTGTAGTTGCCATATTTATAGCACGACTTTGCGTAACCATAATCATCGCAGGTCGATTTATAGACTTTTGCCGCTTTCTCAAAATCTTTTTTGATGCCTTCCAAGTAATCGCCCAATAAATGGCAAACTATAAGAGATAATGAGAATGGTAATTGTAAAAATCTATGAATTGGATCTCTTGCGAAATAGTTTTGTAGTTAATTGCCAAGAGGTTATGGTAGAGTTGAATAAAGCTTACCTTCGGGTTTTTTCTCAGAGTAACAACCGAAGcggtattcgacaccaagtttTTCTAGATATTCTTTGACATCGGATTCTGTCTTTAGATCATATGCCATGTTAACtgcaattaataataattatgtatatttcttttaaataaataagaacTTTTGCCGCAAACAagaccaatttattttttttttttatttttttaccacagagaaatgtcaaatgttgaGTGTCAGCTGACAATCTTAGCCGAACTTCGCAGATAGATGGCGGAGCAAACAGTTGCGGAAATTTAAGGCTACTCTTATACTCAGATTCTTTGACGGCGACTTTCATATTGGGCTCACATCtcaataggggggttcacattgactaacttaccggacagaccagccgccatttggtctgatctgatgctgttttgataatgtgaacacccatccgacagcctgtccgatttgccggatggttttcaaaaaaatttgattttttggtggtcggacggacatgttagtctattaaacgacatgtctgtccggcagacagtgataGTCCATTCTCTCTAATTTGAGAACAGAATAGTGTaaagatatattaaaaataagctgaaaaatgggttttgatgaaaattgtctgatgagtgtgaacgaaaaatataattcggccatcaggccaaatgacaaccggtctgtccggtaagttggtcaatgtgaacccccctaatgGCGCGAATTTATAGACAATTTAATACgaaacaaaaaccattttagTATGATACTAGGCTAAGAGAGccctaccaataatcaaatttaaaactcaCTTTAATATTAATCAGAATTCTACATATTTTACCATAGGTACCAAAACCCAATTTAATAGTTAGCCTttattaaattggttattggtatcgtgaaatatgtagaatttagttaaatattaaattgtgctttaaatttgattattagaaGAGCCCTAAAAGTatgctgttttttttaattatagatATATTATTTCTTAAAGCAATAACTTTAAAATCAGCCAATCgtcatttttctttgttttattattcATGTGTATCTGGATCAGGGTCAATTTTACACTAAAACAAGGTATAATCCTTCTTTCTTTCtggatcatttttatttaaataaaaataagttcctATCCTGGTAAACAGGGGAAGCTGTTGTGCGTCGGTaagaagaaaaataagagattaaggataaaagtttgaaaataaacaaacattgacttaatattgtaacgatgaagtaccgaactacttttaagataaaagtctgaacacactacctgctacagtaaaggtagaaatgtgaacggacctttagtaattaagaaactaccctttgaacgcatccaaagaaattccctcgactgctgaatatcccaaaatatcccactggactggaagtatgaagcgccccctcttggaaaggaagcttcgagaagcaaagacgagagccttcgaagacattctcgaattccgaatttcaggtataaaagggcagcgtggacaccgaccggatacagtttaatcttgaatgtgaaagagtacagtacaaagtgaaataaagtgttggaaattgttagtagtaaataaagtgattgaaaagtgtgtttgtttgagcgaataataaaagtaaattgatttgaaataaagtgtgttcttatttgaacggaaagataagtggaagttaaaataaacgaaataagttttattgtgaacccagaataaaacattacattggtgtcagaaaagtggaataaaacttatttatttgtgcgaatcagataatttcgcgaataaaataaaaagtgcacgtgtgttttaacaataaacaaagtgtaaaacattttgaaataagtaaaagtgctcgcgttttgaaaagttaaaatgggtaagacattaaatcagttaagtttgactgagctgaaggcggaattaactaaacgaggtcttcctactgctggatcgaaaaatgacctcattattcgcctgcaggattatttaacccagaaaagcgaagatttggatacatttcaattcgaagttgaaatggtagaagaacgagtaagtactagttccgatatgtcatccatgatggctgttctccttgcaaaatttgaagaacagaaagatcaaatggaacagcaacgtaaagaacaaaaggatgaacagaagaatcttctcgaaaaattagatgaacagaaaaacatcatccaaggtaagcttgacgcgatcgagaacaagttcgttgctattgatgcttccatcaaatgcgttgaaaagcaatctcaagaaaagttcgagaacgttgaagaaaaactcgagaaagtagaaggaaagttcgagaaagtggatgacaaatttgaaaaaatggaagttaaaatgcaaagtattactgaggaacttgacaaggttcggaaaattaagatccgagaaagttctggtgagtacccaaagaagaaggaaatgcatccaccaacatttgatggacaaagttcttggtcgatctacaagaaacagtttgaggcagctgcaacaacaaatggctgggatgacgaagacaaatgtatagcgctgactcttgctcttagaggtcctgctgctgagttgttacaaactttaccaccagaaaagaatggtaactttgacgctcttgtccaggtcattgaaaaacgctttggagatggccatatgcaggaagtcttccgcgtccaactcaatacaagagtccagaaaagaggagaaactctgcaacaactccaagcagatattgaaaggttagctcatctggcatatccgacagcaggagaggacattatcaatcagtttgcgacagaagcctttgtacgtgctgtatctgatataaatcttcagcgagcaattcgaacagctggaaaacgttcccttcctgaagcattagcgtttgcactgactatggaagcagcagaacaggcttctcaaggcgttcatcgggtaagagaagttgcagtggaagaatgctcttgtcaaaaactcgcaatccaaagaaaccagcgagacggagctgctcgatgctggaactgtaacaagaccggacatctccagcggcagtgcagattgccaccaagaagaactgcttgccaacactgtggaaacaggaatattgcccaacaacaggtaagcgatacaaccaacgctcatcctcaacttgattcccattcgaaacgagtaagaaccaacttcgaggggcagaagctggtttctggtatcgatggccccagaaccacaattcaagtctcacagactaaacgagacaacaaaagtctgacagtggaggcgaccataaacaacaaacaacacgtggctacaattgacaccggtgccaccgcctccattgtacgaagagacttggtgaagatgacatggctacataacaccaacagctaccgtctgaagaccgccacaggagaagcagcaagggtgtacggtgaagttcgtcttacgatccgtatggcagaactagagttttcgcatgtgtttttggtggcagatatatgtgacgagtgcatcattggaatcgacttcatgaaggagcatggaatcattttggatatcggtaatcaagtcctgaaatacagaaatgtagagattccaatggtctatggcactgaaaactcgacaacaattagaactgtcatcaaagaagacatgtgcctgcctccttcttcagaagtttttgtgtggaccaagttaaaggggaactttggaagccatcgatacctcatggttgaaccagaagttgagcaaagttccgaaagcatcatcatcgggaagactcttgtggcaccaaagaacaacatggtacctgtacggatacttaacatcaaaccgtacccaatcaagcttaagaaaggagaagttgttgggcaatgtgaatctgtggccgcaataactaagatcaacgaggtggatacacagatgactatgaactctgagaaactaaagactcaaattctcaattcagacaacttgagtcaacatcagcttaatgttgcgggaaggcttcttcacgaatatgctgatatcttctcttcccccagcgggcagtacggccgaacacaactggtgcagcatcgaatcgatacaggagacgctaggccgattcgtcaaccagcaagacgtctccccttggccaaacaaggtgaagttgaagaaatgatatcgacaatgaagaaagacgggctgatcgaaaattccaaaagcccttgggcatcaccggtagttctcgtcaaaaagaaggatggaagcactcgattttgtgtcgactaccgcaggctgaatgatgtgacgaagaaagacagctacccactgccaagaatcagcgatactctagatgcaatggaaggagcacaatggttttcgactttggacttgaagagtggctactggcaggtagaaatccatccagaaaagacggctttctccacaggaaatggtctgtggcagttcaatgtcatgccgtttgggctatgtaatgccccagctacttttgagcgcttaatggagtgcgttttaaatggattaacctggaaatcttgcctagtctatttggatgatgtcatcgtttacgggaaaacatttgatgaccattgtgaaaacctaaaggctgtattccagaggctacgagaagcgcatcttaagttaaatccaaagaaatgtgcacttttcaagaccgaggtcaaatatttggggcatatcatctcatcccaaggagtaatgactgatccagaaaaagttgacactgtgaagaattggccaacccctcaggacaagcatcaacttcggagtttcctcggtctggcaacgtactatcgacggttcgtgaaggattttgcgagaatcgccaaaagcttgcaccagcttacggagaagggtaaaccctttaaatggtcaggtgagtgtgagaaaagctttcaggaactgaagctacggttatgtgaagctcctgtgttggcctatccgactccaggcaaacaattcatcattgacgcagatgcaagtaatgttggagttggtgctgttttatcgcaagttcatgacggagaagaaaaggtcgttgcctatttcagcaaggtactctcgaaacaagaaagaaactattgcgtgaccagaagggaacttctagctctggtattggcaacaaagcacttccataagtacatctatggacagaagttccttcttcgcacagatcatggtgcactaaattggcttttgaacttcaaaaatccagagggtcaagtagcaagatggatcgagatactccagacgtatcaatgtcagattcaacatcgaagaggaaagctacattcaaatgcagacgcattatctcggcgcccgtgcaagcaagactgcaagcattgcacacggctagaggaaaaggaagttgtcgctgtaagaagaacgagagctgatcccatttgcggctggagtaatgaagaactcaggatggcccaacaggaagattcggacatcgaacccatccttgcatggaaggaacatgaagagaaaccagaatgggccgacatctccgaccgaaaccccaatctcaaagcatattgggcacaatgggactcacttcatgtgcaagaagggttactcaggcgtaagtgggaatccgcagatggtaaatcttatgtaatgcaactaatcgtacctcagtcaaaggttaatgatgttctccgagagatgcacgagggaacttctggaggccatttaggcatcaacaagacgctggaaaaggtacgccagcaattctactggttacgtatgagagaagacgttgaaaagtggtgccgaaaatgtgatacttgtgccgctagcaaaggaccagctagaaaaatgcaaagcaagatgcatcagtacaatgtgggcacaccttttgagaggattgcaatagacgtggcaggtccttttcccgaaaccaacaaaggaaaccggtatatcctcgtagtgatggattacttcagcaagtggcctgaggcatttgccatcccaaaccaggaaaccaaaacagttgtggataagattgtctttcattgggtgagcaggttcggagtacccatggaacttcattccgaccaaggaaggaacttcaaatctaagatttttcaagaggtttgttcactccttggcatcaagaagacgcgaacaacaccgcttcatccacaatctgatgggatggttgagcgatttaacaggacacttaaagaacacctgtcaaaagtagtcaacgataatcaacgagactgggatcgacatattccattattcttgatggcttatagaagtgcaacacatagttccactggacatacaccatcggaagtcctttttggttctacaatacggctgccaagtgagataaaattcggatgtgttccaaatgagccacaggaaatagatgagtatgttgataacctgaaagaaacactggctgacattcaccaacggacaaggacaaatataaaagcgtctagtgacaggatgaaaacaagatatgacgcgcgagcgacagcaacagggtttcaagaaggagaacttgtgtggttttacaatccccaccgacaaaagggactatcaccgaagctacaacaaaactgggaaggcccttacacagtaataaccagaatcaacgacgtggtttaccgtatacagagaggggtaagaggcaaattaaaggtagttcattgtgaccgtttacatcgttataatggtgaaagaagcaatggagttgttcgggacgaacaatcctaagaggggggcaatgtaacgatgaattaccgaactacttttaagataaaagtctgaacacactacctgctacagtaaaggtagaaatgtgaacggacctttagtaattaagaaactaccctctgaacgcatccaaagaaattccctcgactgctgaatatcccaaaatatcccactggactggaagtatgaagcgccccctcttggaaaggaagcttcgagaagcaaagacgagaaccttcgaagacattctcgaattccgaatttcaggtataaaagggcagcgtggacaccgaccgga
This DNA window, taken from Episyrphus balteatus chromosome 2, idEpiBalt1.1, whole genome shotgun sequence, encodes the following:
- the LOC129909123 gene encoding cytochrome c oxidase assembly factor 7 homolog, whose protein sequence is MKVAVKESEYKSSLKFPQLFAPPSICEVRLRLSADTQHLTFLCVNMAYDLKTESDVKEYLEKLGVEYRFGCYSEKKPEVCHLLGDYLEGIKKDFEKAAKVYKSTCDDYGYAKSCYKYGNYSFLGKGKSGSKGDPKSAYTYYEKGCNLNDSDSCLHSGLLMVSRSMPKEVERNVPKGLEFLTKSCDMNNATACFYLSGMHISGVQKQAEENAPKSQTKSEAGDYIILKDMKKAFDFAYKACELKNMYACANLSQMYARGDGTDKNEQEAEKYKKLAMEMQDEQKRQQQTLGFQQGIQMPQ